AGCTATTAACAAAACTACATTTACACTATATATTGTCAATAAACTTTATTTCCATGATACTACATATCATAGAAATAAACTATTATTAATAGCAATAGTTTAATACATAAAATAAAAATTTAAAGCTTAGGTATACACACATTGAAAGAATTAGGATTTGATAACAATGTCTTTGAATTACGCTGAAATAAATACTTTGATTAAAGAAATTCCTTTCACAAACTCTTTAATAACAAAAATAATACAACCAGATTACAAAAGTTTGATTTTAGAGATTTACAATAAAATTAACAATAAAAAATTTAAAATACTAATCTCTTTAAATCCAAACACTACAAGATTGCATATAACAAAAAAAAATTTCAAAAAGAATGCTTTAAAATTAAGATTTTCTGACTTCTTAAAATCAAAAATTCAAAATGGAAAAATTATAAAAGCTTTCCAAATGAAAAATGAAAGAATCATTTCTCTTGAGATTTTAAAAAAGGATATAATTATCTTATTTATTAAATTGTGGCCATCCTCGCCAAATATAATAGCCACAAACTCAAATTTCAAAATACTAGATGCATATTACAGAAGGCCAAAAATAAAAGAAACAACAGGTGAATTTTTTTTAAAAGCTAAAGAAATACATGAAAGCAATAAAATGACTGACAAAAAAATCATGGACCTGAAAGAAGAATACAATAATACCAGCTATACATCTTATTCTGAATTTCTTGAAAATTACTACGAATCGCTTGATGCTCAAATTAAAAAAAATAATATAAAAGAACTGCTCATTGAAAAATATAAAAAAGAGTTAACTGTTTTAGGAAAAAGAATAGATTCTTTAAAACAACAAATTAAACTGATTGAAAACATTGAAAACGAAAAGGAAAAAGGTGAGTTGATTTTATTAAATATTAATAAAATACAAAAAGGGATTAAAGAAATAAACCTCTTAAATTATAAAGAAGAAAAAATAAAAATATCCTTAAACCAATCATTATCACCAAAAGAAAATGCCTTGCAATATTTTAAAGCGTATAAAAAGGGCAAAAATTCTTTTAAAACCATACAAAATCAATTAAAAGATACTTTAGATAAATTTAATTTAATTCAATCAAAAATAACAATGTTAAAAGTTGAAAATTTCATTTCGGAAGAAGAATATAATCAAGAAAAAACTGCTATTAAAGAAAAAGAAAAAGAAAAAGAAAAAACGCCAAAAATAGGCCTGCATTTTACTCATTGTGGATTTGAAATTCTTATTGGAAGAAACGCAAAAGAAAACGACGAACTTTTAAGACATTGTGCTAAAGGAAATGACTATTGGCTTCATACAAGAGATTATCCTGGAGCTTATGTTTTTATTAAAAACCAAAAAAATAAAACTCCTAGCCTTGATGTCCTTTTGGCTGCTGGTAATTTATGCGTATTTTACACAAAATTAGCAAAAAAATCAGGAAAGGCAGATCTTTACTACACTCAAGTTAAAAATTTAAGAAGAGTTAAAAATAAAAAGCTGGGTCTTGTAATTCCAAAAACAGAAAAAAATTTACATATTAAGCTGGATGAAAATCTAATTAAAAAATTAAAAAATTAAACCTAAATTATAGCAAAGTAAAGTTTTGAATTTTTTATAAAATATTGTTATTCAAAGACAAAAAGCATAAAATTTATAAAAGCGGAGGAAGAATTTTATGATTTCAAAATTAACAAAAATTGTAGCAACAATATCTGATCTTAGATGCAACCCAGAACATATAAAAGATTTATACGATGCAGGGGTAAATGTTATAAGACTAAATACTGCTCATCAATCACACGAAGATACAATAAAAGTAATAGACAATGTTAGAAAAATTTCAAATAAAATAGCACTAATGATTGATACAAAAGGACCAGAAGTTAGAACAGCAAATATTGAAAATCCTATTATTGTAAAAACTGGAGACAAAGTAATCATTTCAACTTCGCCTATTAATGAGCCTAATAACTTTCAAACCAATTATGATGGATTTATTAAAGAAGTGCCCCAAGGATCTAAAGTGCTAATTGACGACGGTGAGCTTGAAATGACCGTTGTTACCAAATTGCCTGACCGATTAATTTGTGAAATTAAAAATGACGGCCAAATTAAAAATAAAAAATCAATTAACACTCCTGGAATTTCTCTTAAACTACAATCAGTAACCGAAAAAGACAAAGGGTTTATTGAGCTTGCAGCAAAATACAATGTTGATTTTATTGCTCATTCGTTTGTAAGAAATTCCAAAGACGTCCAAGATGTTCAAAAAATTTTAACTGCCTCTGGAAATCCTGACGTAAAAATCATATCCAAAATCGAAAATCAAGAAGGAATTGACAACATTGAAGAAATTGTAAAAGCCTCTTACGGAATAATGGTTGCAAGAGGAGATATGGGAGTTGAAATTCCTGCAGAAGATGTACCCATTGCTCAACTTAAAATAACACAAACCTGCATAAAATATGGAATACCCGTGATTACAGCAACTCAAATGCTTCATACAATGATTGAAAATCCAAGACCTACTAGAGCAGAAGTATCCGACATCGCTAACGCTATTTTAAACGGAACAGATGCAATTATGTTATCCGGAGAAACCGCCTACGGGAAATATCCAATTGAAGCTGTAAAAATGATGACAAGCATTGCTA
This genomic interval from Borreliella andersonii contains the following:
- a CDS encoding NFACT family protein is translated as MSLNYAEINTLIKEIPFTNSLITKIIQPDYKSLILEIYNKINNKKFKILISLNPNTTRLHITKKNFKKNALKLRFSDFLKSKIQNGKIIKAFQMKNERIISLEILKKDIIILFIKLWPSSPNIIATNSNFKILDAYYRRPKIKETTGEFFLKAKEIHESNKMTDKKIMDLKEEYNNTSYTSYSEFLENYYESLDAQIKKNNIKELLIEKYKKELTVLGKRIDSLKQQIKLIENIENEKEKGELILLNINKIQKGIKEINLLNYKEEKIKISLNQSLSPKENALQYFKAYKKGKNSFKTIQNQLKDTLDKFNLIQSKITMLKVENFISEEEYNQEKTAIKEKEKEKEKTPKIGLHFTHCGFEILIGRNAKENDELLRHCAKGNDYWLHTRDYPGAYVFIKNQKNKTPSLDVLLAAGNLCVFYTKLAKKSGKADLYYTQVKNLRRVKNKKLGLVIPKTEKNLHIKLDENLIKKLKN
- the pyk gene encoding pyruvate kinase; translation: MISKLTKIVATISDLRCNPEHIKDLYDAGVNVIRLNTAHQSHEDTIKVIDNVRKISNKIALMIDTKGPEVRTANIENPIIVKTGDKVIISTSPINEPNNFQTNYDGFIKEVPQGSKVLIDDGELEMTVVTKLPDRLICEIKNDGQIKNKKSINTPGISLKLQSVTEKDKGFIELAAKYNVDFIAHSFVRNSKDVQDVQKILTASGNPDVKIISKIENQEGIDNIEEIVKASYGIMVARGDMGVEIPAEDVPIAQLKITQTCIKYGIPVITATQMLHTMIENPRPTRAEVSDIANAILNGTDAIMLSGETAYGKYPIEAVKMMTSIAKKVEKHRKMTLYKDELFYDKSITRNYIIKCAIDATKLMDVKAIIVDSLRGKTARIMATYRASVPLFITTNSERLARELSLSYGVYSNLVDNNFKRTTEFVVTSLKMLKEQNVVNDKDTVIIISGNPNRDMEKGTEFMEINTVEDAIKGRNI